A genomic segment from Thermostichus lividus PCC 6715 encodes:
- the acsF gene encoding magnesium-protoporphyrin IX monomethyl ester (oxidative) cyclase: protein MVSTSSAEAASLRPGIKAPAQETLLTPRFYTTDFDAVAQMDLSGHEDEIESVLAELRADYNRYHFVRNAEFDQCWDSIDGETRQAFIDFLERSCTSEFSGFLLFKELSRKLKGRNPVLSEAFALLARDEARHAGFLNKAMADFGLSLDLGYLTKNRTYTFFPSEWVIYTVYLSEKIGYWRYILIYRHLEQHPEHRIYPLFKYFESWCQDENRHGDFFKVLLRSQPKLWNTLGGRLWARFFLLTVFVTHTLTVLERATFYESIGLDPDQFNKDVIRNTNETARRAFPCILNTDHPTFFLRLNTCAIANQHLAEIASTQRPAVIKLIQKLPWMAVIIWQMLCLYLIPSVNAEQSRETVR from the coding sequence ATGGTCAGTACCTCCTCTGCTGAAGCAGCCAGTCTGCGGCCAGGAATTAAAGCACCAGCTCAAGAAACCCTTTTAACGCCTCGCTTTTATACCACCGATTTTGATGCCGTTGCTCAGATGGATTTGTCTGGGCATGAGGATGAAATTGAGTCGGTATTGGCCGAACTGCGAGCCGACTACAACCGCTATCACTTCGTGCGCAATGCGGAGTTTGATCAATGCTGGGATAGCATCGATGGCGAAACCCGGCAGGCCTTCATTGACTTCCTAGAGCGCTCCTGTACGTCTGAATTTTCAGGGTTCTTGCTGTTCAAAGAACTGTCTCGCAAACTCAAGGGGCGTAACCCTGTTCTGTCGGAAGCCTTTGCACTTCTTGCCCGTGATGAAGCCCGCCATGCTGGCTTTCTCAACAAAGCCATGGCTGACTTTGGTCTATCCCTCGATTTGGGCTATCTGACCAAAAACCGCACCTATACGTTCTTCCCATCAGAATGGGTTATCTACACGGTTTACCTATCCGAGAAAATTGGATATTGGCGCTACATTCTAATCTATCGCCATCTGGAACAGCATCCTGAACATCGCATCTACCCGCTGTTCAAGTACTTTGAAAGCTGGTGCCAAGACGAAAACCGTCACGGTGACTTCTTCAAGGTCTTACTGCGATCGCAACCCAAACTGTGGAATACTTTGGGCGGTCGCCTCTGGGCTCGGTTCTTCCTGCTCACCGTTTTTGTCACCCATACCTTGACGGTGCTGGAACGGGCAACGTTCTACGAGTCCATTGGGTTAGATCCGGATCAATTCAATAAAGACGTCATCCGCAATACCAACGAAACGGCTCGGCGTGCCTTTCCCTGTATTCTCAACACCGACCATCCTACCTTTTTCCTGCGCCTGAACACCTGCGCGATCGCGAACCAGCATCTAGCCGAGATTGCCAGCACCCAGCGTCCTGCTGTAATCAAGCTGATCCAGAAACTGCCATGGATGGCAGTCATTATCTGGCAAATGCTGTGCCTCTATCTAATTCCGTCTGTGAACGCTGAACAATCACGAGAAACTGTTCGTTAG
- a CDS encoding biliverdin-producing heme oxygenase has product MSSLSARLREGTQQSHTAAENTAFMKCFLKGIVEPEPLRKLFANLYFVYSTLEDLFRQYIDHPVVGAMYFPELNRAEQLAKDLSYYYGPQWRDQITPSPAGQAYCDRLRLLAEADPLLLIAHAYTRYMGDLSGGQALKRIIRSALNLPDGVGTQMYEFPALPTPEARQAMKERYRQTLDSLPIDEDTVERMIAAANDAFMLNRNIMHELEEDVKAAIGEHTFHLLTRHDRPGSTTPHAQGGDRELVLG; this is encoded by the coding sequence ATGAGTTCATTGTCTGCTCGCCTCCGCGAAGGAACCCAGCAGTCCCATACGGCGGCTGAAAATACGGCCTTTATGAAGTGTTTTTTGAAAGGGATTGTGGAACCGGAGCCATTGCGCAAGCTCTTTGCAAATTTATACTTTGTTTACAGCACCCTAGAAGACCTCTTCCGCCAATATATTGATCATCCTGTCGTTGGGGCGATGTATTTCCCGGAGTTAAACCGAGCGGAACAACTGGCCAAGGATTTGTCCTATTACTATGGCCCCCAGTGGCGCGATCAAATTACCCCATCCCCCGCCGGCCAAGCCTACTGCGATCGCCTGCGTCTGCTGGCGGAGGCCGACCCACTGTTGCTCATTGCCCATGCCTATACCCGCTACATGGGCGATCTATCAGGGGGGCAGGCTCTAAAGCGGATCATTCGCTCGGCGCTCAACCTACCCGACGGTGTGGGAACTCAGATGTATGAATTTCCAGCATTGCCAACCCCCGAAGCCCGGCAAGCCATGAAGGAACGGTATCGCCAAACCCTTGATTCTCTGCCCATTGATGAGGATACGGTGGAACGGATGATTGCCGCCGCTAATGATGCCTTTATGCTCAACCGCAACATCATGCACGAGCTGGAAGAGGATGTAAAGGCCGCCATCGGAGAGCATACCTTTCACCTGCTCACGCGCCACGATCGCCCCGGCAGCACCACGCCCCATGCCCAAGGGGGCGATCGCGAACTCGTCCTAGGCTAG